Proteins encoded in a region of the Carassius carassius chromosome 49, fCarCar2.1, whole genome shotgun sequence genome:
- the LOC132132617 gene encoding E3 ubiquitin-protein ligase TRIM23 produces MAAAVGVNKQSSAAAMDACVRHGRGTTTTAVKVLECGVCEDVFSLQGDKVPRLLLCGHTVCHDCLTRLPLHGRAVRCPFDRQATELGDSGVWGLKKNFALLELLERLQNGASNQSGMSEDVLREMGECIIRCDEDETHTASMYCTVCATHLCAECSQLTHSTRTLAKHRRVPLADKPHEKMLCPQHQVHAIEFVCLEDGCQPGPLMCCVCKEYGKHQGHKHAVLEAEANQIRASILDMAHCIRSFTEEVSEYSRKLVGIVQQIEGGEQIVEDSIGMAHTEHVPGTAESARSCVRAYFADLHETLCRQEEMALSVVDAHVRERLIWLRQQQEDMTILLSQVSTACLHCEKTLQQDDCRVILAKQEINRLLETLQKQQQQFTELADHIQLDAGIPVTFTKDNRVHIGPKMEIRVVTLGLDAAGKTTILFKLKQDEFMQPIPTIGFNVETVEYKNLKFTIWDVGGKHKLRPLWKHYYLNTQAVVFVIDSCHRDRLMESHSELAKLLTEKELRDALLLIFANKQDVPGAVSVEEMTELLSLHKLCCGRSWHIQGCDARSGMGLHEGLDWLSRQLVAAGVLDVA; encoded by the exons ATGGCCGCTGCTGTCGGGGTAAATAAACAGTCGAGCGCCGCGGCGATGGACGCGTGTGTAAGACACGGCCGCGGTACAACTACCACCGCGGTGAAG GTGTTGGAGTGCGGCGTCTGCGAGGATGTGTTTTCCCTGCAAGGCGACAAGGTGCCGCGTCTGCTGCTGTGTGGACACACGGTGTGTCACGACTGCTTGACCCGTCTGCCTCTTCACGGCAGGGCAGTGCGCTGCCCCTTTGACCGACAGGCCACAGAGCTGG GAGACTCGGGTGTGTGGGGCCTGAAGAAGAACTTTGCTCTGCTAGAATTGCTTGAACGGCTGCAGAATGGGGCCAGCAATCAGTCCGGCATGTCTGAGGATGTGCTTCGAGAGATGGGAGAG TGCATTATCCGCTGTGACGAGGATGAGACTCACACTGCTTCCATGTACTGCACTGTTTGTGCCACACATCTGTGTGCTGAGTGCTCCCAGCTCACCCACTCCACCCGAACACTGGCCAAACACCGGCGTGTGCCGCTGGCAGACAAGCCCCATGAGAAGATGCTCTGTCCACAGCACCAGGTGCACGCCATTGAGTTTGTCTGCCTGGAGGACGGCTGCCAGCCTGGGCCGCTCATGTGCTGCGTGTGCAAGGAGTACGGGAAGCACCAAGGACATAAG CATGCTGTGCTGGAGGCTGAAGCCAACCAGATCCGAGCATCCATCCTGGACATGGCACACTGCATCCGTTCATTCACAGAGGAAGTGTCAGAGTACTCCAGGAAACTGGTGGGCATCGTGCAGCAGATTGAAGGAGGAGAGCAGATCGTGGAGGACAGCATTGGCATGGCTCACACTGAACAT GTTCCAGGAACAGCAGAAAGCGCCCGGTCTTGCGTGCGTGCCTATTTTGCAGATCTCCACGAGACGCTGTGTCGTCAAGAGGAGATGGCTCTGAGCGTGGTGGACGCACACGTCCGAGAGAGACTGATCTGGCTTCGACAGCAGCAGGAGGACATGACCATACTGCTGTCCCAGGTGTCCACTGCCTGTCTGCACTGCGAGAAAACACTGCAGCAG GATGACTGCAGGGTCATTTTGGCGAAACAGGAGATCAACCGACTACTAGAAACACTGcagaaacagcagcagcagtttACAGAGCTGGCCGACCACATTCAGCTGGATGCAGGCATCCCTGTTACTTTCACTAAG GACAACCGTGTGCACATTGGTCCAAAAATGGAGATCCGAGTTGTGACTTTGGGATTAGATGCAGCTGGCAAAACTACTATTCTCTTCAAACTGAAGCAAGATGAGTTTATGCAGCCCATACCGACTATAG gATTTAATGTAGAAACTGTTGAATACAAAAACCTGAAATTCACCATTTGGGATGTGGGTGGCAAGCATAAACTCCGTCCTCTGTGGAAACACTACTATCTGAACACACAAG CGGTGGTGtttgtgattgacagctgtcacaGAGACCGGCTGATGGAGTCTCACAGTGAACTGGCCAAACTGCTGACAGAGAAAGAGCTCAGAGATGCTCTGCTGCTCATCTTCGCCAACAAACAG GACGTTCCCGGCGCAGTGTCTGTGGAGGAGATGACGGAGCTCCtgagtttacacaaactgtgCTGTGGCCGCAGCTGGCACATCCAGGGCTGTGACGCCCGCAGCGGCATGGGTCTACACGAGGGGTTAGACTGGCTCTCACGCCAGCTGGTGGCCGCAGGAGTTCTGGATGTGGCCTGA